The Candidatus Bathyarchaeota archaeon sequence CCTAAGGTAGGTCATCCAACCCTTGAAACCGCACAAAATGTTCAACGTTTTATGTAACCCGATCGAGTAGACAACGGAGGATTGAACTATGATCGATGAGATGGGGGACAAGGGAACGCTCGGTGCTATCATCGGCGACGAGCCCATAGAAAAGATAGCGGAAAGTTTCCAGTTCACGGAGGGCCCCATTTGGGTACCCGAAGGACACCTGCTCTTCTCCGACATCCCCGCAGACACTATCTACAAGTGGAACCCAGGAACCGGAAAACATGAAGTTTTCCGAAATCCCAGTGGCCCATCCAATGGCCTCACCCTAGACCTCCAGGGTCGCCTACTAGCCTGTGAGCTCTCCTGCCGTGTCTCCCGAACAGAGGCTGATGGTGAGGTGATCACCTTGGCTGAAAAGTATAAGGGAAGAAGGATCAACAGCCCTAACGACATCGTGGTCAAGTCAGACGGTGGTGTATACTTCACCGACCCTGCTTACGGCCTCCGTAGAACTGGGCTCTCCAAAGAGCTTGACTTCAACGGGATCTTCCGCATAGAGCCCAACGGAGATCTCTCCCTGCTTGACGCCACCTTCGAGGGTCCAAACGGCCTTGCTTTCTCCCCCGATGAATCCATCCTCTATGTAGACGACTCCTCCATGGGTCACATCCGGGCCTTTGACGTCAAGGACAATGGCGCACTCACTAATGGCCGCCTTTTTGCGGTGCTCCGAGGACCCGGTGAAGGAGTCCCTGATGGAATGAAGGTTGACACTCAAGGTAATATCTATTGCACGGGTCCGGGGGGCATCTGGATCCTAGACAAGGACGGCAAGAAGCTGGGGATATTGAGCTTCCCAGAGGCTCCCTCGAATCTTGCATGGGGCGATAACGATCTCAAAACATTGTATGTCACAGCGCGGACAGGGGTCTACCGTGTACGTACTAGGATCCAAGGAGCAACACTATTGAGCCCCCTTCATTAACTCCCTAGCCTTCGCGATCCCATCAAAAGCGTCCCGTGCGTACGCGTCGGCATTTATCCTATCAGCCATCCCAGCCTCGAGGGCCCTCCCTCCTAGGAGCACCCTGGTCTTCTCTCCTAACTAAGATCTCTTCAAGGTATTAATGGTCTTCACGACTTGGGGCTCCAGAACACTCAGGAGAGCTGAGAGTACTACGATGTCAGCCTCTTCCTCCTCGGCTACTCTAACTATATCCGCCGCCGTCACATCTACACAAAGGTCTACTACCCTTAAACCTACGGATTTCAGCATCGCGATGGCAATGTTCTTTCCGAGGTCATTGAGATCTCCCTCTACCGTCGCGAAGACGATGACGCCCTTCGACTTCGAGGCCCCTGACTCTAGGAGAGGCTCTAATATCGCAGTCGCCTCCTTCATTATATGCCCTGCGCCCTCAAGGCAACTCTTGGCAGAGGCGTGCTTCTTTCCCGTGAGCATCTCCACAAATTTGGCGTCTAGCCCCGCGTATATTGGTACCCCGTCTGGCTCCTTGTGAGGGATATGTCCCCTAAGCTATTCTTGCTATACGCACGTTCATCCTGTAAATGGCTGGAACTACGATCAATATCGAAATGACAAACCCGACGACCTTGTACTGCGCAGAAAGGCTTAGAACAATGATGAGGGTACCTAAGATGACTAGGATGCTCAATGCGATAAGTAGATTCTTTACGTTAAATCCTCCTAACATTTGCACCGTGTTACTGATCCCAGTCTCCTCATCCACCTTGAAGTCAATTAGCTCGTGAATTACCTCGTTCATCAGAGAGAAGGGTATGATGATCATGAGGAAGGGCGTTACGAACAGGTCAAGGGACCGGAACGCCGTGTAGGTAACCAATAATTGCTGGACCCCAAGGAAAAGGACGTGAGAGATAACGTCCCAGATGGGCGTCGACTTGAGTCTCAAAGGCCTCCAAGAGTAGAAAAATCCTACAATGGAGAAAGCTATTCCAAGGAACAAAGCGACGGGATTTATATACGCTAGCATGATTAAGCCTGAGCTTAAGAGAGCCAAATTAGCAAGGTAGCTCTGATTTCGGGTTATCTCTCCGCTAGCAACTGGGTTCCTTTTCCTTTTCTCGAGATCGCAATAATCATCCACGGCATCCTGAAGATCGTTATACATATACCCGTATGCTGTGAGGCATAAATTCGCGGCAAAAACGATGAGGGCTTTAAATGTGAAGAGATTCGCGGGGGAAATCAGAAAAATTACGGGAAAAATCAGTAATAGTATATGAACGTAATCCCATAATCTCGTAAATCTGAAAAAAAGATGCGAATTAAACATCATCAACTACGCAAAGTAGAATCTATAAAGATGTATCTATACACAGGAAAACTTTGCTTTCTCCTTAGCTATATGCCTGTCTGGCGTAGCTGTCGTCTTTCGGTTTTGCGTTCATTACCATGGTCACAAAGTCGTTCTTAGTGATCGTGTAAATGTATCTCAACAGACTCATCTTCCTGATCCTTCGGATCGAGTAGTTCACTTTCATCCTCGTATCTAGGACCATCTTCCCTCTAGGCTTTAGCCTCTTGTAGATCTCTATATCATCTGAGTAAGGGAGATCTTGGTAACCCCCGATCTCGAGGAATGTATCCCTATCGAACGCGGAATTGGCTCCGCAGAGGTGATAATATCCTGTAATTGAAAACACCCTTAGTAGTTGGTTAGATATACCGAACAGTAGCTTGTAGATGAAAGCCTCGTATTTCCTCAGCCCCTCGCAATCAAAGGGATTGAGGAATCCTGTAACCGCGACTACTTTCTCATCCTTAAACTGATTCTGGATAACTTGGAGCCATTCAGCGTAAGGTATACAGTCCGCGTCGGTGGTAACTATAATATCACCTTTGGCGATCTGGACACCGTCATTTCTTGCGCCTCCGACTCCTTTGCTGACTTGCTGGATGACTCTGTCAGCAAAATTCTTGGCGATAGTCGTGGTTCTGTCGCTGCTCTGACCATCCACAATAATGATCTCGAAAGCTTCCCGTGTAATTGTCTGCTTCTCAAACGCTTTAAGACATCTCTCGATGTTCTTTTCCTCGTTGTAGGTGGGAATGATGACAGATATCATGGAGATCCACTGATTCTTAAAGCAGCATTCCTACCTGATAATAAAGCTTTATCCATATTGAAATATTCCCACTCCCCGAATCTTCCTATTGGGACGACGTTGGATCTTTTCAGATAGTCGTGTATAATTCCTACGTTCTTGGCGTGGTTAAGGTCGTAGATCACGTAAGCGTACTTAAAGGCGGAAACATCGCATACCTTTATTTCATCCTTCTCGTCGAGTATCCCCGTCTTGATGAGATCCCTAAGGACCAGGTCCCGGATGCTATCAAGGTCCACGCTAGTCTCTCTGTGGGTCACCTCAACGAGGAGACTACTTGAGTCTCTGGGTGTGGTGTATTTTGAGAAGTTCATGGGGAAGCTGATACGATTAAAGATGAGATCGTCCTCGGGGAAGTAAAGCCAGTGTTTATCGATGATTCCCGGCGTACTAACTCCAATGTTCACACAAATTAGGGAATTGTAGACAAGGGATCTCGCGGCTTCGACGACATCTTCGGGCGGATCATGGAACATGTTGACCAAGTCCGGCAATGGTATCGATGACAGAACCGTTTCAGCTGAGAGCTCCTTTAGGCTACCGTTTTTTAGGTATTGGACCATGACCTCTGTTTCTGAGGGCCTGATCTCGACCACCTTTGAGCTCAGGGAGATATTGACGCCATCGGCAAGTGTGTTCGCTAATGCGCCGATTCCCCCGCGCTTAGGGTACATAAATTCAGCATTGGGACCATAGTCCCTCTTGAAAGCCCCCTCCGCCCCCTTCCTCATCTCCTCTATACTAGGTGAGGGAACTCTCCCTCTGATCCAATTGAGGCTCATCTTTGACAAGTCGTACTTCCAGATCTTCTGATTATATGGAATCATGTAATGCTTAGCGATGCCATCTCCGAAGGTTGAGTAGATCCACTCCTCAAAGTTAGTCACTTTACTGACATCTCTGTTAGTAATCCCATCAATGCATTCTCGGATGACGTCCTCAGGCAGATTGTGAAGGTTGACCTCAAAGGGGTACCTTACGAAAAGCCCTTGGAGATAGATGAATGCCTCCCGGGTATGTTTTAAGAGGTTTCCTTTCAATTGATCCTCGAAAAGAGACCGTATGTGATCGTTTCTCGTGAAGAGGATGTGGGGGGCGTAGTCGAAGATGAAGCCATCGATATTCACGCTCTTGCAGAGACCTCCGACTCGGGTGTCCTTTTCGAGAACAAAGTGGTTGCCACCAAGGTTACGTGCCGCGCTCAGACCAGCGAGACCTGCTCCAAAAATGGGAATCATGATAAATATAGATTGACCCGACTACATACCTTATGAATCATTTGGAGAATCCATCTGAGTGAATCAGTATTTTCGGCGATGAGTTGCTATTGGCGCGCCTTCTGGAGCATCTCGAGGCATTCATCTCTAAGGAAGCCCGCCTCTATCTGAATACCAACCTCTACAGGGCTCGATCCGATGTCTTCGGGCCCAGCTCCATAATAGATCTTGGAGATTTTAGCTCGTTCGCAGGCCTCCTGACACATTCTGCAGGGTTTGAACGTTGCATAGATCTCGCAACCTGATAGATCTAGGGTGTTCAAGACTTTACAAGCCATCCTGATTGCATTTATCTCTGCGTGAGCAGTAACATCGTGGTCCCGCAGTGCTGTGTTGTGGGCCACACCTATAATGTTCCCGTCCCTAATGACGCAAGCCCCAAACGGCTCTTGACCGTTCGCTATTCCTTCCTTGGCCTTGTCTATCGAGAACCTCATAAACTTCTCTTCAGCCATAATGGATACGAGAGTTCGATCGTGGCTTAATGATACTTAACGATAGCGCTGTGGTTCAGGAAAATGTCGCTTTGTTTCACTTACTAGCTCAGTATTTTGTACGTTCAGGGTTCTGGTTTAGGTTATTCAAAAAGGCCGATGTTAATCCTCCAGATCCTCGGAGATCTTGACATGACTTTCCGTAGTGGAACTATTAAATCCGACAGTTTTCTTCGGTCATTATTCATCTTTCTGCGCGCGCGATGTTATTTAAGATTTCATTTAGCTATAGAGGGATCGTATTGTCTCTCTTTGAGTATACCGTCGAGTAGAAGACGTTTGAGATCCATGGTGTAAAAGTTGGTGGGAACCCAGGTATCACCCCAACCGTGATGATTAGATCTATATTCTACAAGAGACATAGCATCATCCAGGATCCTCATAACGGACTCTTCGACGAGAAAAAGGATGAGACCGCATTATGAAGATGGCGGAGCAGACGGATAAGTCGGGCTACCAGCTATGGTAGACCTCGTAGCAGAAAGCTCCTTGGTTGCCGAGAGAGACATGGATTTCGTCGCAGGGGTTACAGAGATGCCTATAGTCTTGAATGTCCTCTCCGAGGAGAGTCAGGTGAAGTCTCTCCAATACGCCAACGACCAGGGATTCATGGACCGGGAAATCCTCAACTCCCTTATACCCCACTCAGAACCTTCTGTCTATGACAAGATCAAGGAGGGGGGCTGCTCCAGCGCGATACGCCTCCTCTACAGCACCAAGACGCTTCTATCCTCAGATAAGAGCGGACTCCCTGACAAGCTCCTACTGAAGGTTAAGGCCGCCGAGACAAAGAACATGTTGGTGGATACAATGGTTATTGATATCCCATCTGTGGGTTTAGCCGCGAAAGCCATCCACAGCATCAAGAATTGTTACGGTTATCCAGTCGGATGTGGAGCTCACAACTTTATCTCCTCTTGGAAGAGGCTCAAGAAAAGGTACTCGAGGGACGCTGTCACCTCTGCAGTTGCAGTGGCCAACTCGTTGCCTACGGCGTTGGGTGCGGACTTTGTTCTACGGACCCATCGAGGCAGCTGAGGACATCTTTTCCGCAGTCGCCTTGGTTGATGTCGCTTTTAACCAGATCGAGAAATGTGTGAGGCATGACAGGGAGCATCCTCGATATATGATAGGCTAAGATTTGCTTAAATTCATCCTACGTGTGCACAAGCCTAGGTCAGACAAAACTGGTAACGTGGGTTATTCCTAGGGCTCCAGATTGTCCGTCTATAGTGGCAATAAAGACGCACACAGTGTTAATTATCATAGTCCATAGTCAGTTGCTCTCCGTATAGAACCGTAAGCTCGCTCGTAAGCCTACCGAGCATCTCATGATGACTTCTCTCGTCTTCGATGAGACTTTGGATCCTCCCGACCGCCTTTTCATTAGAGATAATACGTGAGAGTTCGACGTAGTACCGCATCACGCTCTCCTCAACAGCGATGTGCTCCTTGACGATCTTAAAAGTCGTTTCGACAGCTAATTGCTGATCGATTACGGGGCTAATCTCAGGAAGCCTCCTAGGAGTAAAATCCCCCCTGTATGGCAGGTCAACGGCCTCGCCGAGGAGATAGGGTAGCTCTTTAAGCATATCCGAGTGCTTTTGACACTCTAGGGCGAGATGGGTGAATAGGGAACAAACAACCTCATTTTTTGTCAACTCAGCGAACTGGCTGTACCTAGTCGATAGTTGCTCCTCTATACCCCTTGCGGTGTTAAGTGCTTCAAGCAGGGAGAGTTCAGTGATATTGGATTTCAATATATCGAATAGCTAGATGCCTTCACCTATAAAAAAGGCAGATAGCCTCAAGGGGACCGTCCCGCTAATACTCTTCATCGGAGGAATAGTTCTTAATGAAAAAATAGACCTCTCTGACAATTCTATATAACGCATATACACCAAAAATATTACTGCCTATCATAAGTATCAGCCTAATGGGGGCCCCTGTCTCCATTTAGTTCACCATAGACGTTCTATCTGTGCTTTGATATAAAGGCTCAGAACCACGGGTCTAGGGATTCTCTCTGTAATGGCTTGACAAAATTCATCCCAGCTATTGATTATGAAAATAAATATTCAATACGCGCGCTATACAATACAGATCAAATAGACAATATTGGCCTGTGAGCTGATTTTCCACAAAGTTTAAAGATGCCCCCCTGCACGGCATAGCTGATTTCATGGCTAACGGGATGTACGCAGGCAGACGCCTCAAGAAAGTCCGGCGCAAGATGCGTTACAAGAGCAAGGACTACGTTCTTAGACTTAAGCGGAGAACCGATAAGAAGGGTCTCCTAGAGGGTGCCCCCATGGGTAGGGGCATCGTCCTCCAAAAGGTGGGCATTGAGTCCAAGCAGCCAAACTCAGCCATCCGTAAATGCGTCAGAGTCCAACTCATAAAGAACGGCCGTCTCGCTACCGCATTCCTCCCCGGAGATGGAGCCCTGAACTACGTCGATGAGCATGATGAGGTCACCATTGAAGGCATCGGGGGGCCCAGAGCCAGATCTATGGGAGATATCCCTGGCGTAAGATACAAAGTCAACTCTGTCAATGGCGTACCCCTGCAACTCATGGTAATAGGCAAAGTCCGTAAACCCATGCGCTAATCGCTTTAATTCTATTCTCTCCCAGCTTGAAAACGGGCGCTAGATTCACTAATTGTAGAGTCATACCAAGATTGTCCCACTGAACTTAATCTTCTAAAAAGGCCCAATGGTTCTCCAGTGGCGTTATTCATCAAATAGGTTGACGACGAATATAGTGGATTCTGAAAAAAACAAGAGGGCTGATGCGTAGGAGAGTCCACAGGGGGTTAATTGGAAAAAACAACTGTATAAGCACACATAATGCCCTCACCATATTTTACTCGAGCCTTATAGATATGGAACGAAAATAGCGGAGCCTCTGAGAGGTCAGACGACTAGGGATATCTCAATCAGGAACCTAAGCACCCAGTGTCCCGATACAATGATCCCTACAACCACCCCTAATTCCTCTCTCTCATACATAAGTAAATGGCTGGGAACAAGAGGCTCATGTTATACGTCGTCAATAGTACGGCGCCACTAAAAGTAAAATAGGCCACTCGCGCACGGAATGTTCAACATATACCCAACACTCCAGCTAAAGGGATGGCGATTCTTGGTAAACCTTTTATTTCGGTTTCGTGTCATGCATTTCTGGTTCAACGGAAGATGTGATTCCATGAGCAGTCAGATAACAGGGCCTCCGAAGCTATTTGGTGAGTGGACATTTGATGATATCTCTG is a genomic window containing:
- a CDS encoding 30S ribosomal protein S12, which gives rise to MANGMYAGRRLKKVRRKMRYKSKDYVLRLKRRTDKKGLLEGAPMGRGIVLQKVGIESKQPNSAIRKCVRVQLIKNGRLATAFLPGDGALNYVDEHDEVTIEGIGGPRARSMGDIPGVRYKVNSVNGVPLQLMVIGKVRKPMR
- a CDS encoding cobalamin-dependent protein (Presence of a B(12) (cobalamin)-binding domain implies dependence on cobalamin itself, in one of its several forms, or in some unusual lineages, dependence on a cobalamin-like analog.): MLTGKKHASAKSCLEGAGHIMKEATAILEPLLESGASKSKGVIVFATVEGDLNDLGKNIAIAMLKSVGLRVVDLCVDVTAADIVRVAEEEEADIVVLSALLSVLEPQVVKTINTLKRS
- a CDS encoding ferritin family protein; amino-acid sequence: MKSNITELSLLEALNTARGIEEQLSTRYSQFAELTKNEVVCSLFTHLALECQKHSDMLKELPYLLGEAVDLPYRGDFTPRRLPEISPVIDQQLAVETTFKIVKEHIAVEESVMRYYVELSRIISNEKAVGRIQSLIEDERSHHEMLGRLTSELTVLYGEQLTMDYDN
- a CDS encoding SMP-30/gluconolactonase/LRE family protein, with translation MIDEMGDKGTLGAIIGDEPIEKIAESFQFTEGPIWVPEGHLLFSDIPADTIYKWNPGTGKHEVFRNPSGPSNGLTLDLQGRLLACELSCRVSRTEADGEVITLAEKYKGRRINSPNDIVVKSDGGVYFTDPAYGLRRTGLSKELDFNGIFRIEPNGDLSLLDATFEGPNGLAFSPDESILYVDDSSMGHIRAFDVKDNGALTNGRLFAVLRGPGEGVPDGMKVDTQGNIYCTGPGGIWILDKDGKKLGILSFPEAPSNLAWGDNDLKTLYVTARTGVYRVRTRIQGATLLSPLH
- a CDS encoding glycosyltransferase; its protein translation is MISVIIPTYNEEKNIERCLKAFEKQTITREAFEIIIVDGQSSDRTTTIAKNFADRVIQQVSKGVGGARNDGVQIAKGDIIVTTDADCIPYAEWLQVIQNQFKDEKVVAVTGFLNPFDCEGLRKYEAFIYKLLFGISNQLLRVFSITGYYHLCGANSAFDRDTFLEIGGYQDLPYSDDIEIYKRLKPRGKMVLDTRMKVNYSIRRIRKMSLLRYIYTITKNDFVTMVMNAKPKDDSYARQAYS
- a CDS encoding nucleoside deaminase codes for the protein MAEEKFMRFSIDKAKEGIANGQEPFGACVIRDGNIIGVAHNTALRDHDVTAHAEINAIRMACKVLNTLDLSGCEIYATFKPCRMCQEACERAKISKIYYGAGPEDIGSSPVEVGIQIEAGFLRDECLEMLQKARQ
- a CDS encoding UbiA family prenyltransferase, translating into MFNSHLFFRFTRLWDYVHILLLIFPVIFLISPANLFTFKALIVFAANLCLTAYGYMYNDLQDAVDDYCDLEKRKRNPVASGEITRNQSYLANLALLSSGLIMLAYINPVALFLGIAFSIVGFFYSWRPLRLKSTPIWDVISHVLFLGVQQLLVTYTAFRSLDLFVTPFLMIIIPFSLMNEVIHELIDFKVDEETGISNTVQMLGGFNVKNLLIALSILVILGTLIIVLSLSAQYKVVGFVISILIVVPAIYRMNVRIARIA
- a CDS encoding FAD-dependent oxidoreductase, which produces MIPIFGAGLAGLSAARNLGGNHFVLEKDTRVGGLCKSVNIDGFIFDYAPHILFTRNDHIRSLFEDQLKGNLLKHTREAFIYLQGLFVRYPFEVNLHNLPEDVIRECIDGITNRDVSKVTNFEEWIYSTFGDGIAKHYMIPYNQKIWKYDLSKMSLNWIRGRVPSPSIEEMRKGAEGAFKRDYGPNAEFMYPKRGGIGALANTLADGVNISLSSKVVEIRPSETEVMVQYLKNGSLKELSAETVLSSIPLPDLVNMFHDPPEDVVEAARSLVYNSLICVNIGVSTPGIIDKHWLYFPEDDLIFNRISFPMNFSKYTTPRDSSSLLVEVTHRETSVDLDSIRDLVLRDLIKTGILDEKDEIKVCDVSAFKYAYVIYDLNHAKNVGIIHDYLKRSNVVPIGRFGEWEYFNMDKALLSGRNAALRISGSP